The following coding sequences are from one Methanosarcina sp. WWM596 window:
- a CDS encoding glutaredoxin family protein, giving the protein MAKIIVYTTERCPKCNKLKKFLEANSVPFEVADMSTPEALTELRFNGVFTVTAPVLQINSEFLTYTEIFHGEEVNPEKLRGIL; this is encoded by the coding sequence ATGGCAAAAATAATCGTCTATACAACTGAACGTTGTCCAAAGTGTAACAAATTAAAAAAATTTCTTGAAGCAAATTCAGTACCCTTCGAAGTAGCAGATATGTCTACCCCCGAAGCTCTGACAGAACTGCGTTTTAACGGAGTCTTCACAGTGACAGCGCCTGTATTACAGATTAATAGTGAGTTCCTCACGTATACCGAAATCTTCCACGGGGAAGAAGTAAATCCGGAAAAACTCCGGGGAATTCTGTGA
- the nrdD gene encoding anaerobic ribonucleoside-triphosphate reductase, which translates to MTGDILLTDNELSDNQPVQKTLDGLSTSSLPKNDQLSDNQPVQKTLDGLSVSPLPKVRTTEGFILNWDRNIIVSQLLKETKLSEIFYNKPAITKEEAVDIAKEAEKIIRKMNIKFLSGPLIREIVNNILLDRGHVEWRNIMTRVGASVYDAYEIDSGYGFGANDNANQLNNAETSHKRKADKMSKEQNLLLMPKELADLHLNGDFHIHDLEYMGTRPFCQDWDLRYFFYYGLMPDGVGTQSSVAKPAKNAEVAFLHAVKAMGSAQTNFAGGQGFYNFLTFMAPYLEGKSEVEIRQLMQMFVYEMMQMMCARGGQTVFSSVQLSPGVPKLWRNIPIVAMGKVWDGKQAPLRTYGEFEKEVRLGFKALMDVMLEGDAWGKPFSFPKPEISIEPDFMEEDESFNGAHPELPTYKELYRMTFELAAKFGTPYFDNQLPEYRGAGEGISCYQCCAYQFSSNPTDDKDFGDKLHFKDGRHFSMGSWMVLSLNCPRAAYRAEYDDEKLFTELKTLMNRGVEVFKIKQKWMNSLIKKNRIPFASQCPKDPITGEKGAIAVDFDSLVYTIGVIGINEMVQYHTGYQIHESPIAYKLAIRAMFEMKMHAQKLSKENGMEIALARTPAETTAQRFAVSDLLHREYADKAELTIKGDLETAKKEFNLTHDLPIYYTNGTHIPPGADVSLPERIKYEHTFFPIVDGGNIMHIWLGEGKPDPDGLQELAMHIAKNTQTGYFAFTRDMTVCTDGGYVAAGLLDKCPKCGSENVQHLSRITGYLQSVEGWNRGKRQELKDRKRYSTRELK; encoded by the coding sequence ATGACAGGCGATATTCTCTTGACCGATAATGAATTATCTGATAATCAGCCAGTGCAAAAAACACTTGACGGGCTCTCCACTTCTTCCCTCCCCAAAAATGACCAGTTATCTGACAATCAGCCAGTGCAAAAAACACTTGATGGGCTGTCCGTCTCTCCCCTCCCCAAAGTCAGGACAACCGAAGGTTTCATTCTTAACTGGGACAGAAACATCATTGTAAGTCAGCTTCTGAAAGAAACAAAATTAAGCGAGATCTTCTACAACAAGCCTGCAATCACAAAAGAAGAAGCCGTTGATATTGCAAAAGAAGCGGAAAAAATCATCCGAAAGATGAATATTAAGTTTCTTTCAGGACCTCTTATCCGGGAAATAGTCAACAATATACTTCTTGACAGAGGGCACGTAGAATGGAGAAATATCATGACAAGAGTCGGGGCTTCGGTCTACGATGCCTACGAAATCGACTCCGGATACGGCTTTGGGGCAAACGATAATGCAAACCAGCTGAACAATGCCGAAACCTCACATAAAAGAAAAGCCGACAAAATGTCCAAAGAGCAAAATCTCCTTCTGATGCCAAAAGAGCTTGCAGACCTGCACCTGAACGGGGACTTCCATATCCACGACCTCGAATACATGGGCACAAGGCCTTTTTGCCAGGACTGGGACCTCCGCTACTTTTTTTATTACGGGCTCATGCCTGACGGCGTAGGAACCCAATCAAGTGTTGCAAAACCTGCAAAGAATGCCGAAGTAGCTTTCCTTCATGCTGTAAAAGCAATGGGTTCAGCTCAGACCAATTTCGCAGGTGGGCAGGGTTTTTACAATTTCCTGACCTTTATGGCCCCCTATCTGGAAGGCAAGTCCGAAGTTGAGATCAGACAGCTTATGCAGATGTTCGTCTATGAAATGATGCAGATGATGTGTGCAAGAGGCGGACAAACTGTCTTTTCATCCGTGCAGCTTTCCCCTGGTGTTCCAAAGCTCTGGAGAAACATTCCGATTGTTGCCATGGGCAAGGTCTGGGACGGCAAGCAGGCTCCCCTCAGAACCTACGGAGAATTCGAAAAAGAAGTCCGCCTCGGGTTCAAAGCCCTCATGGATGTCATGCTTGAAGGAGATGCCTGGGGTAAACCTTTCAGCTTCCCAAAGCCAGAAATCTCTATCGAACCGGACTTCATGGAAGAAGACGAGAGTTTTAACGGAGCTCACCCCGAGCTTCCGACTTATAAAGAGCTGTACAGGATGACCTTTGAACTGGCTGCCAAATTCGGAACTCCCTACTTTGACAACCAGCTTCCCGAGTACAGGGGCGCAGGAGAAGGAATTTCATGTTACCAGTGCTGCGCCTACCAGTTCTCTTCAAACCCCACCGACGATAAAGACTTCGGGGACAAGCTGCATTTCAAAGATGGAAGGCATTTCTCCATGGGCTCATGGATGGTCCTGTCCTTAAACTGCCCCAGAGCAGCATACCGGGCTGAATATGATGATGAAAAACTTTTCACCGAACTCAAGACCCTGATGAACAGGGGTGTGGAAGTTTTTAAGATCAAACAAAAATGGATGAACAGCCTGATCAAGAAAAACAGGATTCCTTTTGCATCCCAGTGTCCCAAAGACCCGATCACCGGAGAAAAAGGGGCAATAGCTGTGGACTTCGACAGCCTTGTGTATACTATTGGAGTGATAGGAATTAATGAGATGGTCCAGTATCACACAGGCTACCAGATCCACGAGTCTCCTATTGCGTATAAGCTTGCCATCCGGGCTATGTTCGAAATGAAAATGCATGCCCAGAAGCTCTCAAAAGAAAACGGAATGGAAATTGCCCTTGCAAGAACTCCTGCAGAAACTACAGCCCAGCGTTTTGCAGTCTCAGACCTCCTGCACAGGGAATATGCAGACAAAGCCGAACTCACAATTAAAGGGGACCTGGAAACCGCAAAGAAAGAGTTTAATCTGACCCACGACCTGCCGATTTACTATACTAACGGGACTCATATCCCACCTGGTGCAGACGTGTCTTTGCCTGAAAGGATAAAGTATGAGCACACTTTCTTCCCGATCGTAGATGGCGGAAATATCATGCATATCTGGCTTGGAGAAGGAAAACCGGACCCTGACGGCCTGCAAGAACTTGCCATGCATATAGCAAAAAATACACAGACTGGATACTTTGCCTTCACAAGAGACATGACCGTATGCACTGATGGGGGATATGTAGCCGCCGGCCTGCTCGACAAATGCCCAAAATGCGGATCTGAAAATGTGCAGCACCTCTCAAGGATTACTGGCTATCTCCAGTCCGTGGAAGGCTGGAACAGGGGCAAGCGTCAGGAACTCAAGGACAGGAAACGCTACAGCACAAGGGAACTCAAATGA
- a CDS encoding anaerobic ribonucleoside-triphosphate reductase activating protein, producing the protein MKVNYAGTVPISTLDWTGKAVVTIFFRGCPLRCPYCQNHPYLEGPGLVELDFVEEQIKTSKPFVSAVVFSGGEPLMQEAVIPLAEFAKNLGLAVGVHTNGCYPERAAELVERKLVDKFFIDVKAPLDDPELYGKVAGWEACKEASSTVKKTPEDITTAIAKTIEVADTSGLELELRTTAFRGFIGNEKEISLIASWISEHIENREIIYVLQQGIPEHSLQEELKEIRVLEREELLELGKIAKGFLGKVRIRTKEEGEEIV; encoded by the coding sequence ATGAAAGTAAATTATGCAGGCACTGTCCCAATCTCAACCCTTGACTGGACAGGAAAAGCAGTGGTCACCATCTTTTTTAGGGGATGCCCTCTTCGATGCCCTTACTGCCAGAACCACCCGTACCTTGAAGGACCGGGGCTTGTGGAACTTGACTTTGTGGAAGAGCAGATTAAAACATCGAAACCTTTTGTAAGTGCGGTTGTTTTTTCGGGCGGGGAACCCCTTATGCAGGAGGCTGTTATTCCCCTTGCAGAGTTTGCAAAAAATCTCGGGCTTGCAGTAGGAGTCCACACAAACGGATGTTACCCCGAGAGAGCAGCCGAACTGGTTGAGAGAAAACTGGTTGATAAGTTCTTTATCGATGTAAAAGCCCCTCTTGACGATCCCGAACTTTATGGAAAGGTTGCCGGATGGGAGGCGTGCAAAGAGGCAAGCAGTACAGTAAAAAAGACACCAGAAGATATCACCACAGCCATTGCAAAAACGATCGAGGTTGCCGATACCAGCGGCCTGGAACTGGAACTCCGGACAACAGCATTCAGAGGTTTTATCGGAAACGAAAAAGAAATCTCCCTGATAGCATCCTGGATTTCGGAACATATCGAAAACAGAGAGATTATCTATGTGCTGCAGCAGGGAATTCCGGAACACAGCCTGCAGGAGGAACTCAAGGAAATAAGAGTTCTGGAAAGGGAAGAACTTTTGGAACTTGGAAAAATAGCAAAAGGTTTCCTGGGAAAAGTGAGGATCAGGACAAAAGAAGAAGGAGAAGAAATAGTCTAA
- the thiL gene encoding thiamine-phosphate kinase — protein MKEIKVSSIGERALISRLSEIFNAPEGKEKGQEGILIGAGSDDCAVLDLKGEDCLVITTDMLHRTTDFPAEMAPWQMGWMSAAVNLSDIAAMGAEPAGILMAIGMPADTEIAFVEELAKGIQACAEFCGTTVAGGDLDTHAELTITGTALGRVKKSQLLLRKGAKPGDFVCVTGYTGSAGAALKAIQSKKPVSETVMKALFEPVPRIREARKLAESGAITSMMDTSDGLAMSLYDLARQSKVGFRVWKDSLPILPEVREFASGPEELLELALYTGGDFELIFTVDPGRLKKVQNICNLTIIGECTKYEADIVLESPECRLTAIEQRGYLQLKAETAD, from the coding sequence ATGAAAGAAATAAAAGTATCTTCAATCGGAGAGCGCGCTTTAATCTCCCGCTTATCTGAGATTTTCAATGCCCCTGAAGGAAAAGAGAAAGGACAGGAAGGAATCCTTATAGGTGCCGGTTCCGATGACTGTGCCGTCCTTGACCTGAAAGGTGAAGACTGTCTGGTTATTACGACTGATATGCTGCACAGGACCACGGACTTTCCGGCAGAGATGGCCCCCTGGCAGATGGGCTGGATGTCCGCAGCCGTAAACCTGAGCGATATCGCAGCCATGGGTGCAGAACCAGCAGGGATCCTTATGGCAATAGGCATGCCTGCAGACACTGAAATTGCTTTTGTAGAGGAACTTGCAAAAGGCATACAGGCGTGCGCTGAGTTCTGCGGGACTACTGTTGCCGGAGGCGACCTCGATACACACGCAGAACTGACAATTACAGGTACGGCTCTGGGAAGAGTCAAAAAAAGCCAGCTTCTCCTGCGAAAAGGAGCAAAGCCCGGAGACTTTGTTTGTGTTACAGGATATACAGGGTCAGCCGGAGCCGCCCTTAAAGCGATTCAGTCAAAAAAACCAGTCAGTGAAACCGTCATGAAGGCTCTTTTTGAACCCGTCCCCCGCATCAGAGAAGCCCGGAAACTGGCTGAGTCGGGTGCCATTACATCCATGATGGATACAAGCGACGGACTTGCTATGTCTCTTTACGACCTTGCCAGGCAGAGTAAAGTAGGTTTCAGGGTATGGAAAGATTCCCTTCCTATCCTCCCGGAAGTCAGAGAGTTTGCCTCAGGTCCCGAGGAACTGCTGGAACTTGCCCTTTACACAGGTGGAGACTTCGAACTTATCTTCACAGTCGACCCTGGACGGCTGAAAAAAGTACAAAATATATGTAACTTGACTATCATAGGGGAATGCACAAAGTACGAAGCGGATATTGTACTCGAATCCCCGGAATGCAGGCTGACAGCTATAGAGCAGCGGGGATACCTGCAGCTAAAAGCCGAAACGGCTGATTAG
- a CDS encoding S-layer protein domain-containing protein has translation MKKASLQIFTAILVLGLLCGTVTAAPGIIEGVDPTPSNSTTVTGMVGALQTFTIPLNETAEVIWTENGVNTTIPTGDGNISTLSHTIQSGSYQVTASIDGVGQLSAWNVEGTAGVPVITLSDPSSSSVSNNVGESRTFTATVSPTSDMTWSLDGVTLYTNSSVDSSSYTNSSATEGTHTVTVNAVDGNGTAAESKSWTWIVSPSSGDGEVDVDINPTDDTIEMSEGKSQTFYVNSTNSQNINVDWRVNDVSKKTETGVTSSSYEFEPDTSGTYTLEAVVSDPSGTYDSLTQEWNVTVQSKYYSSGNRIWDEDLGMATTYTWTAQSYSGFYYDLDTGVSSEEMTIKDIGRNINDGDIEYSTKPTETDFEYGSWGSYQVIGFMAEKYFAGYSDNTSVDGVDDVSLISDGILAKILTDNDDKESAYSGDALVLEDGYSLNIVEVDVNGDTVWIQLEKDGDVVDDDFITSGQDYVYETELGEAEDVPIIIAHFGTVFAGAETSAVFIEGLFQISDNYIELSNGDSYGEMEVTSLSSSEIKMKNEDDISLDKGDTIDLMGKIQIQVADDNTLRFAPVLDTTEEGTYELRGTVYDEDVDGDSLPTWTPYNFEGFYYNIDEGIGTEQLKIEELNDREIPDGKLVYTSEPQPVEFEHDEWGNFTVVGFMAEKYFAGYPEGNDNSDIEDVSVLSDNVLAKVLTDSDDKESMYSGSALVLEEGYSLNILEVDVNGETVWIQLEKDGDVVDDDFITSGQDYIYKTELGEAEDVPIIIVHFGTVFAGAETSAVFTEGIFQISDDYIEINSGDTFDEMEISSISESGITMKNDDDIGLGDDDTIDIMGDIKFKTADDNTLRFYPFVEVDSEGGASKTLKINLPDEIIVGDTFEIEVTAGNESIEDVTVNFNEVSAGKTDEDGIVEYTAEEEGTFKITAEKDGYTTANTNAKVIPPKEKMSLNISPETVYVGDTITIGALKTIGGDPIEGANVSIDGKVIGETDSNGTLTYTAEEIGKIKISATQEGFLDKSVEVNVKDYEAIFEFSNLVIDPIEVRAEKEATITIDAENTGNAAGEYDVELVVNGSSVDSQKISLDVGESMTVTFVHSEEVPGTYTVEVGGQEATYTVKEKSSMMLYALITIILLLGGGIAYMFTKGGWNAATMQAKIDELIRSVNLKK, from the coding sequence ATGAAAAAAGCTAGTCTACAAATATTTACAGCAATTCTGGTGCTGGGACTATTATGCGGGACTGTGACTGCAGCTCCAGGTATAATAGAAGGAGTAGATCCCACGCCCTCAAATTCGACTACTGTTACAGGGATGGTGGGCGCACTTCAAACGTTCACCATTCCTTTAAACGAGACCGCTGAGGTTATATGGACCGAAAATGGCGTAAACACAACAATACCAACTGGTGACGGCAATATTTCAACTCTCAGCCATACCATCCAGTCAGGTTCGTACCAGGTGACAGCTTCCATAGACGGTGTTGGGCAACTATCAGCCTGGAATGTGGAAGGTACTGCAGGAGTTCCAGTGATCACTTTATCTGATCCTTCATCGTCAAGTGTCAGCAATAACGTAGGAGAATCAAGGACATTCACCGCGACTGTGAGCCCGACATCGGATATGACATGGTCTCTTGACGGCGTTACTCTTTATACAAACTCGTCTGTAGATTCATCTTCATATACGAACAGTTCCGCAACAGAGGGCACACATACAGTCACAGTAAACGCAGTGGATGGAAACGGAACCGCAGCAGAATCAAAATCCTGGACATGGATAGTATCCCCATCATCAGGCGACGGTGAAGTAGATGTAGATATTAACCCCACCGATGACACTATTGAGATGTCTGAAGGAAAATCCCAGACTTTCTATGTCAATTCTACAAACAGCCAGAATATCAACGTAGATTGGCGTGTCAATGACGTGTCGAAAAAAACCGAAACAGGGGTAACTTCCTCTTCATACGAATTTGAACCAGATACTTCCGGCACCTACACTCTTGAGGCGGTTGTCAGTGACCCCAGCGGCACTTATGATTCATTGACACAAGAGTGGAATGTGACAGTCCAGTCCAAGTACTATTCAAGCGGGAACAGGATCTGGGATGAAGACCTTGGGATGGCTACTACATACACATGGACTGCCCAGAGTTACTCAGGCTTCTATTATGACCTTGATACCGGTGTGTCTTCTGAAGAGATGACCATCAAGGACATCGGCAGAAACATAAATGACGGAGATATCGAGTACAGCACAAAACCTACTGAAACTGACTTTGAATACGGGAGCTGGGGCTCGTACCAGGTCATAGGGTTCATGGCAGAGAAATACTTCGCAGGCTACAGTGATAACACCTCAGTTGACGGAGTAGACGATGTCAGCCTGATATCCGACGGTATACTTGCCAAAATCCTGACAGACAACGATGATAAAGAGTCCGCATATTCAGGAGACGCCCTTGTACTTGAAGATGGTTATTCCCTGAACATCGTGGAAGTCGATGTTAACGGAGACACCGTCTGGATCCAGCTTGAAAAGGACGGAGATGTGGTGGATGATGATTTCATCACCTCTGGACAGGACTACGTTTATGAAACCGAACTCGGAGAAGCAGAAGACGTACCTATAATCATTGCCCATTTCGGCACGGTTTTTGCAGGCGCTGAGACCTCGGCTGTCTTCATAGAGGGCCTCTTCCAGATATCAGACAACTATATAGAACTTTCAAATGGAGACTCCTACGGGGAAATGGAAGTAACATCCCTCAGCAGCAGTGAAATAAAAATGAAGAATGAGGACGATATAAGCCTTGATAAAGGTGATACAATCGACCTTATGGGTAAAATACAGATTCAGGTGGCTGATGACAACACACTGCGCTTTGCTCCGGTCCTTGATACCACAGAAGAAGGAACTTACGAACTGCGCGGAACAGTCTACGATGAAGATGTCGACGGGGACTCTCTTCCAACCTGGACACCCTACAACTTTGAAGGTTTCTATTACAACATAGATGAGGGAATAGGGACCGAACAGCTGAAAATCGAGGAATTAAATGACCGGGAAATTCCCGACGGAAAACTGGTCTACACATCCGAACCCCAACCTGTTGAGTTTGAACATGACGAGTGGGGCAATTTCACAGTTGTCGGGTTCATGGCAGAAAAATACTTTGCAGGATATCCCGAGGGTAACGACAACAGCGATATTGAAGATGTGAGCGTTCTTTCGGATAATGTCCTTGCCAAAGTCCTTACAGACAGCGATGACAAAGAGTCCATGTACTCGGGTTCTGCCCTTGTGCTTGAGGAAGGCTATTCTCTTAACATCCTGGAAGTCGATGTTAATGGAGAAACCGTCTGGATCCAGCTTGAAAAAGACGGAGACGTGGTGGACGATGATTTCATTACCTCTGGGCAGGACTACATATATAAAACTGAATTAGGGGAAGCAGAAGACGTACCTATAATTATTGTCCATTTCGGCACGGTTTTTGCAGGTGCTGAGACCTCTGCTGTCTTCACAGAGGGAATCTTCCAGATCTCAGATGATTACATTGAAATTAATAGTGGAGATACCTTCGACGAGATGGAGATATCCAGCATCTCAGAAAGCGGCATCACAATGAAGAACGATGATGACATCGGGCTTGGTGATGACGACACCATTGATATTATGGGTGACATCAAGTTCAAGACAGCTGATGATAACACACTCAGGTTCTACCCCTTCGTTGAAGTCGACAGTGAAGGTGGAGCCAGCAAGACACTCAAGATAAATTTGCCTGATGAGATAATTGTAGGCGACACTTTTGAGATCGAGGTTACTGCAGGTAACGAATCGATAGAAGACGTCACCGTAAATTTCAATGAAGTCAGCGCAGGCAAAACCGATGAAGATGGGATTGTTGAGTACACTGCCGAAGAGGAAGGAACCTTCAAGATAACCGCAGAGAAGGATGGGTACACCACTGCAAACACGAACGCAAAAGTTATTCCTCCGAAAGAGAAGATGAGCCTCAATATCTCTCCTGAAACAGTGTATGTAGGAGATACAATTACCATCGGGGCCTTAAAAACAATCGGAGGAGACCCTATTGAAGGTGCAAACGTCTCAATCGATGGTAAAGTTATTGGAGAAACCGACTCCAACGGAACGCTTACGTACACAGCAGAGGAGATCGGCAAAATAAAAATAAGTGCTACCCAAGAGGGCTTCCTTGACAAGAGCGTTGAAGTCAATGTGAAGGACTATGAAGCTATCTTCGAGTTCTCCAACCTGGTAATTGACCCAATAGAGGTCAGAGCCGAAAAGGAAGCAACAATCACTATTGATGCCGAAAACACGGGTAATGCTGCAGGAGAATACGATGTTGAACTGGTTGTGAACGGAAGTTCAGTTGATTCACAGAAGATTTCCCTTGACGTGGGAGAAAGCATGACAGTAACCTTTGTACACAGTGAAGAGGTACCAGGAACCTATACTGTCGAAGTCGGAGGACAGGAAGCCACCTATACGGTAAAAGAAAAGTCTTCTATGATGCTTTATGCCCTGATAACTATTATCCTGTTATTGGGCGGCGGGATTGCTTACATGTTTACCAAAGGCGGCTGGAATGCGGCAACCATGCAGGCAAAAATAGATGAACTTATCAGGTCGGTAAACCTGAAAAAGTAA
- a CDS encoding helix-turn-helix domain-containing protein, translating into MNVADKVIKSAFESDEVFQKTLSAVIKEDLNLTAVDFAKKANIPPSTLYKILSGNRDPNIKTLRQIVKTIRDIKESDSGEFIAVIAARSVLDNIVETKKKIAGRLVTIREYSATSMEEAIIAAVNAERDGAKALVCAPIVSPTVEKILNIPVTTIIPKSSLVDAIELALKKME; encoded by the coding sequence ATGAACGTTGCAGATAAGGTCATAAAATCCGCATTCGAGTCCGATGAAGTGTTTCAAAAAACACTTTCTGCTGTAATTAAGGAGGACCTTAACCTGACTGCTGTGGATTTTGCGAAAAAAGCAAACATCCCCCCCAGTACCCTCTATAAGATCCTATCGGGTAACCGTGACCCTAACATCAAAACCCTCCGTCAGATTGTAAAAACGATCCGTGATATCAAGGAGTCAGATAGTGGAGAATTTATCGCTGTAATCGCAGCCCGATCGGTACTTGACAACATCGTGGAAACGAAGAAAAAAATCGCTGGCAGGCTGGTCACAATAAGGGAATATTCTGCGACCTCAATGGAAGAAGCCATAATCGCAGCCGTTAATGCTGAAAGGGATGGGGCAAAAGCCCTGGTTTGTGCTCCTATAGTAAGCCCGACAGTTGAAAAAATCCTGAACATTCCGGTCACAACCATTATCCCAAAAAGCAGCCTTGTAGACGCCATCGAACTTGCGCTCAAGAAGATGGAATGA
- a CDS encoding ABC transporter substrate-binding protein: MRKSSILILALLLVVSIFVSGCVSEDTDENVTKEAPAITQLNIGYQPSTHQLAYMTAAEKGWWVEDLAPYGIKEIKDYEFPTGAPEMQAMMAGDLDIAYVGAAPVITALSQGLDAKIIAPVQIQGSNLVLRPEYEYNSPADLKGLKIATFPTGTIQDTLLREWLKQNGLDPEKDVTIIGMGPGDAITAISAKQVAAVFLPHPAPATIESQGNGRSIVASGEMQANHACCVLIASGKMIREHPDIVEQVVKTHIKATEYNKANLDEAAQIFSNKTTQDIETVKLSLKEWDGTWITDPAMIENSTLEYARIQYELGYIQKPLTKEETFDTSFYEAAIKEE, from the coding sequence TTGAGAAAATCAAGCATACTTATCCTTGCTTTACTGCTGGTCGTATCGATCTTTGTATCCGGTTGTGTATCCGAAGATACAGATGAAAACGTAACTAAAGAAGCCCCTGCAATTACTCAACTGAACATCGGCTACCAACCTAGTACCCATCAGCTGGCATACATGACAGCTGCGGAAAAAGGTTGGTGGGTAGAAGACCTTGCACCTTATGGAATTAAGGAAATTAAAGACTACGAATTCCCTACAGGCGCACCCGAAATGCAGGCTATGATGGCTGGGGATCTGGACATTGCCTATGTTGGAGCAGCCCCTGTGATTACAGCCCTCAGCCAGGGTCTTGACGCAAAAATTATTGCCCCTGTTCAGATCCAGGGTTCAAACCTTGTCCTCAGACCAGAATACGAATACAACAGCCCTGCCGATTTAAAAGGGCTAAAAATTGCCACCTTCCCTACAGGTACAATCCAGGACACCCTCCTCAGGGAATGGCTCAAGCAAAACGGACTTGACCCTGAAAAAGACGTAACAATCATAGGAATGGGCCCGGGAGATGCTATTACCGCCATATCAGCCAAACAGGTCGCAGCCGTGTTCCTGCCGCACCCTGCCCCCGCAACCATTGAAAGTCAAGGCAACGGGCGCTCCATTGTGGCGTCGGGAGAAATGCAGGCAAACCATGCCTGCTGTGTGCTCATAGCAAGTGGAAAAATGATCAGGGAACACCCCGATATCGTGGAACAGGTTGTAAAGACCCATATTAAGGCAACAGAATACAACAAGGCCAACCTGGATGAAGCTGCTCAGATCTTTTCAAACAAGACCACCCAGGACATCGAAACTGTAAAGCTGTCTCTTAAGGAATGGGACGGAACCTGGATTACAGACCCTGCAATGATTGAAAACTCAACTCTCGAATATGCCAGGATCCAGTATGAACTCGGGTATATCCAGAAGCCTCTGACAAAGGAAGAAACTTTTGACACTAGCTTTTACGAAGCAGCCATAAAAGAGGAATAA
- a CDS encoding ABC transporter permease translates to MKINFIKTIEEKGIEALSLIFIVAIWQLIADKIVQNKLLLPSFYDVVIAFFVIVKNGLIYTDTLTSLLHFSIGIAAAFLLGIPLGIVMGWFKAANRALDPIIEILRPIPPLAWIPFAIVWFGLTHQAAGFVVFAGMIFPIIINTYTGFKNVPRVYVEAAKVLGCNRNIDLIRYIAIPSAMPSIAAGIRIAMGVGWMCLVAAEMFGVSNRGLGYQIWHNYYLHKMDFVLVYMLLLGFIGLLIDRFFRYYVDEKMLRWKSGTVV, encoded by the coding sequence ATGAAAATTAATTTCATAAAAACAATTGAAGAAAAAGGCATTGAAGCATTATCTCTTATATTCATAGTTGCCATATGGCAACTTATAGCGGATAAGATCGTACAGAACAAATTGCTTCTACCGAGTTTTTATGATGTAGTAATCGCTTTTTTCGTGATTGTCAAAAACGGGCTAATTTATACGGATACCCTGACAAGTTTACTTCACTTTTCAATTGGCATTGCTGCTGCATTTCTCCTCGGAATTCCTCTGGGAATAGTCATGGGATGGTTCAAAGCAGCAAACAGGGCACTCGATCCTATAATAGAAATCCTGCGTCCGATTCCCCCTCTTGCCTGGATCCCCTTTGCAATAGTATGGTTCGGGCTTACCCATCAGGCAGCAGGTTTTGTTGTGTTTGCAGGAATGATCTTTCCTATTATCATCAATACATATACAGGTTTCAAAAATGTACCACGGGTTTATGTTGAAGCAGCAAAGGTTCTCGGTTGTAACCGGAACATAGACCTCATCCGCTATATTGCGATTCCCTCAGCCATGCCCTCAATTGCAGCAGGAATCAGGATTGCAATGGGTGTGGGCTGGATGTGCCTTGTAGCCGCGGAGATGTTCGGAGTCAGCAACAGAGGGCTTGGCTACCAGATCTGGCACAATTACTACCTGCACAAGATGGACTTTGTACTCGTCTATATGCTCCTGCTGGGGTTCATAGGTCTTCTAATAGACCGCTTCTTCAGATACTACGTGGATGAAAAAATGCTAAGATGGAAGTCAGGGACTGTGGTATAA